One stretch of Meriones unguiculatus strain TT.TT164.6M chromosome 7, Bangor_MerUng_6.1, whole genome shotgun sequence DNA includes these proteins:
- the Cavin1 gene encoding caveolae-associated protein 1 — MEDVTLHIVERPYSGFPDASSEGPEPTPGEARAAEEPSGTGSDELIKSDQVNGVLVLSLLDKIIGAVDQIQLTQAQLEERQAEMEGAVQSIQGELSKLGKAHATTSNTVSKLLEKVRKVSVNVKTVRGSLERQAGQIKKLEVNEAELLRRRNFKVMIYQDEVKLPAKLSVSKSLKESEALPEKEGDELGEGERPEEDAAIELSSDEAVEVEEVIEESRAERIKRSGLRRVDDFKKAFSKEKMEKTKVRTRENLEKTRLKTKENLEKTRHTLEKRMNKLGTRLVPAERREKLKTSRDKLRKSFTPDHVVYARSKTAVYKVPPFTFHVKKIREGEVEVLKATEMVEVAPDDDDDDEAGAGEGRGGAADLLRGSSPDVHTLLEITEESDAVLVDKSDSD, encoded by the exons ATGGAGGATGTCACTCTCCATATCGTCGAGAGGCCGTATTCCGGATTCCCCGATGCCTCCTCCGAGGGCCCGGAGCCCACCCCGGGGGAGGCGCGGGCCGCCGAGGAGCCGTCGGGGACCGGCTCGGACGAGCTCATCAAGTCGGACCAGGTCAACGGCGTGCTGGTGCTGAGCCTCCTGGATAAGATCATCGGCGCCGTCGACCAGATCCAGCTGACCCAGGCCCAGCTGGAGGAGCGGCAGGCGGAGATGGAGGGCGCCGTGCAGAGCATCCAGGGCGAGCTGAGCAAGCTGGGCAAGGCGCACGCCACCACCAGCAACACCGTGAGCAAGCTGCTGGAGAAGGTGCGCAAGGTCAGCGTCAACGTGAAGACGGTACGCGGCAGCCTGGAGCGCCAGGCCGGCCAGATCAAGAAGCTGGAGGTCAACGAGGCGGAGCTGCTCAGGCGCCGCAACTTCAAAGTCATGATCTATCAG GACGAAGTCAAGCTGCCGGCCAAACTGAGCGTCAGCAAGTCGCTGAAGGAGTCGGAGGCGCTGCCGGAGAAGGAGGGCGACGAGCTGGGCGAGGGCGAGCGGCCCGAGGAGGACGCCGCGATCGAGCTGTCGTCGGACGAGgcggtggaggtggaggaggtgatCGAGGAGTCCCGCGCCGAGCGCATCAAGCGCAGCGGCCTGCGGCGCGTCGACGACTTCAAGAAGGCCTTCTCcaaggagaagatggagaagaccAAGGTGCGCACGCGCGAGAACCTGGAGAAGACGCGCCTGAAGACCAAGGAGAACCTGGAGAAGACGCGCCACACGCTGGAGAAGCGCATGAACAAGCTGGGCACCCGCCTGGTGCCCGCCGAGCGGCGCGAGAAGCTCAAGACCTCGCGGGACAAGCTGCGCAAGTCCTTCACGCCCGACCACGTGGTGTACGCGCGCTCCAAGACCGCCGTCTACAAGGTGCCGCCCTTCACCTTCCACGTCAAGAAGATCCGCGAGGGCGAGGTGGAGGTGCTGAAGGCCACCGAGATGGTGGAGGTGGCGcccgacgacgacgacgacgacgaggCCGGCGCGGGGGAGGGGCGCGGCGGGGCCGCCGACCTGCTGCGCGGGAGCAGCCCCGACGTGCACACCCTGCTGGAGATCACCGAGGAGTCGGACGCCGTCCTGGTGGACAAGAGCGACAGCGACTGA